DNA sequence from the Leptospirillum ferrooxidans C2-3 genome:
CCCATAGATCAGATCAATATTGATTCCATTAAAATTGAGCTTGCGGCACTCATTAAAAACACCCTCTGTCAAAGCTACGGGCTGAATCCGGTTGACGGCTGCTTGAACCTTGGGATCAAAATCCTGAACACCCATACTGATCCGGTTGACACCAAGATCGCGAATTGAAGCCAGATAATCATTAGATGCGTGTCTTGGATCAATCTCAACAGAGATTTCCCCTTGAGAATAATCCACATTGAACCATTTATTGATGTGAGAAAAAAGCAACCGATTTTGAGGGGGGGTCAGATTGGAAGGGGATCCACCTCCAAAATGTAGCTGAACCACTTTGCGTTTTTTGGAATATAAAGGACCGACAAGAGCCATTTCTGTTGCCAGAAGATCAATATAGTCAGCCGTCTTTCCTCGATCTCTCGAAATAATGACACTGCATCCACAAAAATAGCAAAGGCTGTCACAAAACGGAAGGTGAAAATAGAGTGACAGAGGTTTATCTGGTTTTTTGGACTGCCCCCTATTAATGGCATCCCTATAATTTTCAGCTGTAAAATCCGTTGTCCAGACAGGGGCTGTCGGATAACTGGTATAGCGTGGACCAGCCACATCATATTTTTTTAAAAGTTCGCGGCTAACCTGCGTGCCGGCCATCATATTCGGAGTCATTCTTGTCCTCATCAAAATCAGGCTACCCAATCAAACAGGAAGGGCAGGATCTTTTTTTCTTTAGGATTCCTGAACCAGTTTTACCAAATACTGAGCCATAGAAACAGATGTTTCCGGAAGGATCCCATGGCCCAGGTTAAAGATATACCCTTTTCGTCCTTTCATTTCGGCAAGGATTCTGTGGACCTCCTTCTTCAATGCTTCAGATGTTCCCAGAAGACTGACAGGGTCAAGATTCCCCTGAATGCCTTTCCCCTCCGGAATAATATTTCGCACCATTGGCAAAGAGACTCTCCAATCCACCGATATCACATCCGTACCCGCTTGAATCATGTCCGGAAGAAGTGCACAGCTTCCATTGACATACAAAAGTGAAGGAACCCCTTCCCGAGAAAGGGCTTCCACAATTTTTTTCGTATAGGGAAGGGCAAACTCGCGATAGTGAACAGGATTCAGCGATCCTGCCCAAGTATCAAAAAGCTGATAAGCATGGATTCCGGCATCCACCTGCATTTTCAGATAATCAATAACGGTTTTTGTTGCGCGCTCAAGAAGAAGGTGCAGGGTATCAGGATCTTGGAACATCATTTTCTTCACCCGGCTGAAATCCTTTGAGATCTCCCCCTCAACCATATAGGTCGCCAGCGTAAAAGGTGATCCGGAAAAACCGATCAATGGAATTCGCCCATCAATTCGTCGATTGGACTCCTTGATTGCCTGTGCAACAAAACCCGTTTTCTCAAGTGGATCAGGTGTGCAAAGGGCTTCAACATCTTTGCGGGTTCGAACGGGAGATGGAAAAGAAGGTCCTTTCTTTTCGGAAAAGATCAACTCAAGTCCCATTGCCTCAACCGGAACCAGGATATCCGAGAAAATAATGGCCACATCGATTCCAAGCATATCGACGGGAAGAAGCGTTGCCGAAGCGGCAAGATCAGGGGTCTTGCAGAGATTAAGGAAAGTTGTATTTTTTCGAAGAGCCTGATATTCCGGCATATAACGCCCGGCCTGTCTCATGATCCAGATGGGTGGACGGGAAGTGGCCTCCCCTCGACATGCTTTTAAAAAGAGATCATTTTTAACGGAAGGGCGCATTTTTTTCCTCTCGGTCTTGATACTGATTGGGATACCATTCATTATTGGCAAAACTTCTATGAACCACTACCCTCCAGAGACTCAAATCGCACAACAGGCCATCTTGGCATTGGAGTCCGTCCAAGATAAAGCAGACGGGTGATCTTTTTAGCCATGTGGGCGAGAAGAAGCGGATGATCTCCAAAAGCCGGGGTTATCAGGATCTCGCCATCATATCCGGTTCTCTCCTGGAACTGACTGGCCTGATGTCGAATCCTGTCCATCAGAACGCCCTCAAATAAAAATACGGGAACAATTAGCAATCGGTCGAAATCCGGCTTCAATTCGGCCATGACCGAAGCAAATCTGGGCTCTGTCACTCCGATGAAGGTGACTTTTGGATCTCCTCCCCTCCTGCGCTCCCATAAACGACGGGCTTGATAGTACAAGGAAGCATTTGCATTCGGATCCAGGCTTCCTCGCCCTATAAGAACAAGAGCCTCTTTCTTGTCTTTGTCTGCAGGGGGAAGAATATCCAGAAGAATATCGACAAGGACCTGGTCTATGCCCAAAGCCCACTCACGAATGACCCGCAACTCCGGAAAAAGATTTCTGGCTTCAGAAATATAGGAAGGGACATCACTTTTGGAATGACCTGCGTCAAAAAGGAGGTATGGAACCATCGCAATCCCCTCCACGTTCGAGGGAAATTCCCGGATGGAATCCAATACAGAAGGGGCCGCATGCTCGATGAACCCCTGCTTCAGATCGACCCCGGGAAGCATTTTTTTGAGCATGGAAAAAGTTTGGCGAAAATGAATATTGCCCTTCTCTTCAGGACTTCCATGGGCAACAATCAGGACGCCCCACCCCTTTCCCGACAAATCTGCAGAAACAGGGCTCAGCAAATGGTTCGGTCCTGGTCGACAACTCTCTTTTGGGTTATGTTCGCTCATGAAAAGATTATAGGGTTGGCTTGAAGGAAGGTCAATCAATCCAGACACTCAGTGTAGGGAGCACATAATCTGTCCGGTTTTGTAGCGCAAGACTTGTCCGGTTCCATAATGGGTCCGAGGAGGAGCCAGAATGGACCGAACAAATGTGCTACAGGAGATCCGGAAGATGCGTTTTGAAGACACCTGGAATGAATGGAAGAAAGGATGCCTCACTCAGGAAGAGGCCGGCCGGATTCTCGGGATGAGTGAAAGGACCTTCCGGAGATATGTCCGGCGAGTCGAGGAGGAAGGGATCCAGGGGATTCTGGACAAACGACTCACCCAGGCCTCATCGAGACGGGCCCCGGTCGATGAAGCCCTGGGACTGGTCGAAAAGTACCGGAGCCGGCATGATGGCTGGAACGTGAAACACTTTCACTTCTGGTACCGGAAAGAAGGCGGGAAACGGAGCTATACCTGGGTCAAGAAGACGCTTCAGGAGAACGGAGCGGTCCGGAAAGCTCCTGGCAAGGGGAAGCACCGGAAGAGACGGGAACGTGCGGCCTGGGAAGGGATGATGATCCATCAGGATGCCAGCAGTCATCCCTGGGTGTCCGGACAGATCTGGGATCTGGTGGTGACGATGGATGATGCGACCAATGAGCATTACAGCATGTTCTTTGTGGAGGAGGAGGGAACCGCATCCAGTCTTCAGGGGATACGGGAGGTGATCGGGAAAAAAGGGCTTCCTTCCTCCCTGTACACAGACCGGGGCAGCCACTACTGGGTCACGCCGGAAGCGGGAGGGAAGGTGGACAAGAAGAACCTCACCCAGTTTGGACGGGCGATGAAACAGCTGGGCATCGAAATGATTGCCGCCTACTCCCCCGAAGCGCGGGGACGCAGTGAACGGGCTTTCCGGACCCATCAGGAGCGTCTTCCCAAAGAGCTCGCCCTGGCGGGAATCACGACGATGGAAGCGGCCAACCGCTATCTGTCCGACGTCTATCTTCCAGCCTTCAATACCGAATTTTCCCATCGGGCCCCGGAGGAAGGATCGGCCTTCGTTCCCTGGACCGGAGACTCTATAGACGAGATCCTCTGTGAGCACCACGAACGGATTGTTGGCAACGACAACTGCGTGTCTTTCGAAGGACGGACCCTTCAGATCCCTTCCGACCGGTACCGGCTCCATTACGTCCGGGCCACAGTCAAGATCCACCGGCATCCCGACGGATCGCTCTCCCTGTTTCATGGACCCCGGAAGCTTTCCGACTATCCTGTCGAAAAACCGGAGATTCCAAAAACGAAAAAGGAACCACGAACCAAAGCTCCTTCGACCGGAATCCGCCCGGTCGAAGCTCATGTCTGAGAACGGGGAAACCCGGAGTTTTCAAATGAAAAAAAGCGGACAACTCATTTGCTATAAAACCGGACAACTCTACTTGCTACTAACATCAATCCAGACACTCAGGATCGATCAACCTTATCGGAAGAGCGTAATGGGAATCGCCTCCAAAATACATTTTTAGTGAAAAAGACGATACTGAGCAAAACAGTAATCACGATCAGATCGGATAAAAACAAAAACAATTCACCCAAGTAAAGAGCAATGCCCAGATTGAACAGGAAAACGGAAAACCAGAGAAAAGTGGGTCCCCACCGATCAACTTCCAGCCAATGATCTGATTTTTGAATCGGGAGCTTGTGGATAGGAATTACAAAACTCACAATACGCCAGGAAAACAAGATCATAGCCCCCAAAACAGCCCATCCTAAAAAATTGGCGAGGGGAACGCCAAAGTAACTTCCACCGTCCGGGTAATAATAAATTTGACCTAGAAACCATCGATTCCCTCTCAGTGCAACAGGATCGATCACCATATCTATACCAAAAAACAGAAGATCCGCAAGAAATAAAACAGGCCAGACGAGCCTGACGGGCCAACTCAAAGCCTCTCTGATGGAAAGCCCCCAGACACGAACAACAACACCCAGGCTTGCGACCATTAAAAAAGAAAACGAAAGAAAGTCCATAAAGGGAAGATGACCAATCCAAACTTCTCGATCATGCGTTGTCGGCAAGTAAGTGTAATGGCCAAAAGGGAACCACCCCATTGGCAACGATGAGCTCCACTCACAAAAATAACTGAGAATAAAAGATAGGGCAAAGCGAGCACTCGCCCCCAATGTACCTACTTGTCGGAGAAGGAACCCAAACCCCAGAAACAGAAAAAAGAAAACATACCACCTGAACAGTAATGTCTTCAAAAAAAGAAGAATCAAGAATATCTCCCTGAAAATCCGTTAAAAATATCGTCGCACGCATGAAAGATTTCTAGTGAGCGGTATGCATTCCTGAAAAATCGATCTTTTCTGGGAACATTCGGGGAAATCCCCTATCCCCAAGCAGTCTAAGGAAATTTCAGGGGCACGGCATAATTGAGTAACACTTCATTTTCTCCAGGATTGGAGTGAGCAATGTCACTATTGGACAAATGACCGAATTTCAGACCAATCCGGTCGCCATTATCCATTTGGTAAGAAAAGGTCATTTCCAGCCTGAACATAAACACACTTCCCAAAAATTTGCTATTGTTCTGATCATAACCTCCGATGCCACCCATCGGGGTCAAGATCCAGTGGGGAGAGAGCGCAATGTTAAAATAAATACCACCATATCCATCAACAGCACCATCACTATTAGCCAACAACCCCAAAGCATATCCAATTCCATAAAAGGTCTTGCCTGACTGGTATTCAACGTCACCCTCCGCCGGAGAATGATCATACGAAGGATATCCGTACCTGTGTTCACTCGTTCCACCAACCAGATTGAAGACACCTGCTCCCATATTCAGATAAGGGTTTTCATCACCAAGAATTTGGACGGCCGAAGCATCAATGGGGGAAAAAAGAGCGCTGATCAAGACTCCCAGGATGAAAACCTTCCAAGAGAAAAAGAATTGGGCACCAGAAATGGATAAATATTTTTCCAGCATATCGATTTAATGCCCTCGATACTCAGCTCTTATTGGAAGGTCCGGATCTTGGAGAATGAATCTCAATATTTTTTCTCACATCATATCAGAAACAATTCAATGATCATGAAACAGGCTGAAGAGGAAAGAGGCTTTCCCAATATGCCCAGAAATAATCGAAAAAAATTGAATACCCATCCATTAAGACCTTTTTCTAGAGATGAACACTTTCTCTGTCGTTTACTTTCCCTTTTCTAATGAACTCTCCCGCTCCTAAGCGCTTTGCGCTGTAGGAGGGGTTTCCGATCTCGCGAGCGGAAGTTCCTCTTTCGCCGAGGATGCGCGAAGGCGTTTGGTCCTTCGCGTCTTATCGTCCTCTCCGGAGGCTTTGACTTCGGACCGTTCCGGCCCTAGTGTTTTGAGTTTTCCGATCCCGCACCGCCGAATCGTCTTCTGCGGGACTTTCCCTTCCAGAAGAAGACGAATGCCCCTCTTGGCGATGACACGGCTGGCGTTGAGATCGGCGTTGTCCGCGAGTCCACAGCGCTGGCAGACGAACCCGGCCTGGGAAGGCCGGTTGTCCGGATGAATGTGCCCGCACCGGGCGCATTCCTGCGAACTGAATTGAGGAGAGACCTTGATGACGAGCTTTCCGGATCTCCGGGCTTTGTAGGACAGGAGCACCACGAACAGACCCCAGCAGGACGACAGGATCGCCCAGTTGAGTCCGGCCTTGGCGCGGGCTCCGTTCCGGACATTCCGTCCGGATTCGTCCTTTTTCGGCTCAGGGCTCCTCGTCATGTTTTTGACCTTGAGATCCTCAACAACGAAAAGGGTCCGGTCGGGATCGGACACAAGGTCGCGGGTGGCCTTGTGGATCACGTCCTTGCGGACGTTCTTGGCATACTCGAAGGACCGGGCCAGGCGTCGTTTCGTCTTCTTCCGGTTCTGCGACCCTTTTTGTTGCCGGGCGAGTTTTCGTTGCCAGCGTTTCCGTGTCCGTTCCTTTTTCTCCATCCGGGCCTTCTGGATGTCGGAAAAGTCGATCCTCCGGCCGGAGCTGGCCATCACCGGAATCGTCACGCCCCGGTCGAAGCCCAGGGTTTTGCCCTCAAGCTCTTCTTCCGAAAACATCCGGAGCCAGGAGACCGTGTCCTCCTCCTTCGGTTCCGGGAGTCCATCGTCCGAGGAGAAGGAGATGAACCACTTCCCCGCCTCGACCGAGACGTGAAGCGAGGCGGGACGGGAATACGGGGTCTGGGCCTTGAAGGACAGAACCCCGAGCGGGAATTTCTTTGTTCCCAGAATCAGTTCTCCGCATTGCGTTTCATCGTTGGTCTGGAAGGAGAACAGTTCGGAGGTGATCCAGACCGACTGCCGTCCGTCCTTCACCTTGAACGTGGGCCGCCGGGCCAGGCCGGAAAAGAAGCGGGCGTAGGCTTGTTTCCACCGGACTGCCCCGTTGCGGAGGATCGGGGAGGGAACCTCCCGGAGCCAGGAGGTCTCCGGTCCGATGAACCGGGCGTACTCCTGGTCGACGGGAACGGGCGTTCCCGAAAGAGAGACCGCTTTTTTGGCGAAGGCCCGGTCATACCGGTCTTCGGACACCTTGGCGTTGTAAATGAACCGCTGGTGTCCGATCCATTGAAGCAAGATCTTTTCTTGGGCGGGAGTGGGATACGCGCGGAAGCGCTTGCCGGTCTGCATGAGAGCATGATACCTTTACTTACATGGAAACTCAACCAAACAAGTCTAGTTCCAATGCCGTTTATTCTCTTAAGCTACACATTATCTTTGTGACAAAGTATCGGCGCAAGGTGCTCTCTCCGGATCTTCTGGAATATTTACAGAGCGCCTTCGGCGAGATCCTGTCGGACTGGCGATGCACCTTGCTGGAATTCGGAGGGGAAGCGGATCATGTGCATCTTCTGGCGGAGATCCACCCAGCCCTCAACATCTCCACACTGATCAACAATCTGAAAACGGCCTCGGCCAGACGGGTTCGCAATCGTTTTTCGGACCATCTGAAGCCATTTTACTGGAAGCCGTATTTCTGGCATCGGGCCTACTATGTGGGGAGTGTAGGCGCAGCGACACTGGAAACGGTCCGTCGCTATGTCGAAAGCCAAGGAACAACTGAAAAAGCGGGAAGAAGAAAAACAAAACCGCCCGCTTGACCCCCTCTTGACCCATGGCCTAAGAAGGGGAATGCGCGGGCAAATATTCAAGTTTTTTTCAGCAAATAGCTTATAAAAATTCTATTGAAACCACGAAACGATAAAGAGTCCGAACCATGAAAAGTCCTAAACAGGATTTTCTCGTCATATCGCCTATCGGAACGGGAAGAGCATTTGGAATGACTGGGATCAGATTCGTCAATCTTTAGGAAGAGGCAACACCCAACGAAACACAATCTCAATTCGGGCTAAGGCCGGTGGCTGTACTGCAGCGACCAAGGAGAATCAGAGCCCGTGGAATGAATCTGCTGGATCTATTCCATGAAAAAAGTCCCTTATCCTTTGATGTTTTGCCGGCAATATTTTCAGGATTCTAGCTCCTCGAAACAAGAATAACCCCTGAAGTAATGAGTAGAACTCCGACCCACCGATTAAAGGAGACATGCTCTTTCAAAAAGATTCTGGCCATCATCGCGGTCAACACATATCCGAATCCTGTCATGGGGATGACCAGACTGACGGGAAGACGCTGGAGAAATCCCAATAGCATAATGTAGTAAATCGCCTGCAGAGAGACTCCAGCCCATACCCAAGGATTGACAATCGTTCCCCTGAAACGTTCCGCAGCAGATTCCCCTGAGCTTTTTCTTGATTCCCTCATTCCTTTTGAAAGAACGATAAAACCGATATGTTCCAGAATCAAAGCCACTAAAAATCCTGAAAAAAATGTCCACCCTCCAATAGAAGCAATCGGTCCGTGCATAGCTTCCTCACTATAATGAATAAGCATGATTCTATGACTGCCCTTTTGGAAATTCCATCAATTGCCCTCCCTTGAGAACGGAAAAACGCCTTCCCCGCCAGATGATCTGATGCCCAAAACTTGCAAAATAAAGCGCCAATGAAAGGATTTCCCTAATGAACAACAAATGTAATTGTCTTTTTCCAATTGGACGCGATACGAATCTTTTGGATAGATCAGAGAGGATCAGCAGATGCGAACACCACAAAAACAGTGAAAAGATCAAAAGAAAAGGATCACCGGCCAATTCGAACAATACCCCTGAAGAGAATAGAAATGGAAAAGGCCTTAATATGATGGAAAAAGAGTATCCAAGAGGACGACAGCTTCTATAGGTAATGACCCACCTTCTCTCTTGCTCCCAAAAGGAGCGCCAGCTTTGGTCCGGAATTTGTGCGTCAACAATATATCTTGACAAAACAATCCTAAAACCTTCCCTGAGGATCCCTTGCGCCAAATGAAAATCATCTGCCAAAAGATTCCGGATAGGGCCGAAACCGCCCATTTTCAAGAGTGCCTCCCTTCGCATCAGCATTGTTGGGCCATATGCAAAATCGATGGGAGCAAGCGCTGCTGCCAAGAGCCCTTGAGGAATCGCTTCGGTGTTCAACATGATAGAAGCCATTTGACTTGTTCCAGGACCTGTGGGGTTGCCGCGCTGAAAACATGTCACCATACCAATTTTAGGATCTTCAAGAGCTTCCCTCATGATCGAACGGAGATAATCCGCTCCAACCCTGATATCACTATCGTTCAAAAGGATATAAGGCGCATCAGGAAACAAGTTCTGCTCCATGAACAAAAACACATTGCTGATTTTCCGGTTCGTGCCTCTTGGTCCATCCACAATTTTGATGGAAACACAATCCGGGAAAGCAGAACACAATTCCTCAATGAGGGGGAGAACGGGGTCATCGATAGAACCAACAACAAAAACAATGGAGAAATGAGGATAATCCTGATGGATAAGCGAGAGGAAGTTTTCTCTGGCGCCAATGTCCAGACCGGCAACCGGCTTGATCATCAAAACATAAGGCCATATTGACGGATCAGAGAGAGTCTTTTTCTTGAAATGACGATGGCCTGACCACCAGGCCAGACCATCGAAAAGAAGACCTATTCCCCCGAGAGAAAGGAGGATGAGAGAAAAATCAAAAACAAAAGGCGGCAATTTTGGCTCCGGGCTGAGCGCTGCGGGAAAGACAGCACCACAGCCCAACCGTTTCAGATACTGTTGTCAGACCACAGGTGCAAATAACTCAGGCAACCGAGGCCGGTGGAGTTTTAAGAGCTGCTTTCCTTTTAGAAAGGAAGCGAAAGTAAGCGACAGCTTCCCTAAAGATTTTCCGGGCTTCCTTGCCATCCCTCATTGCTCGCTTCAGAACTTTAAAAATATAGCTGGGACGATAATAGAAGCGCTGGTAAAACTTTGGAACGGCCATAAATATCTCTCTGGCACTGATTTCCGGGTAACTGATATTGCAATTTTGAATTCCGTCACCATTCACCATATCGATTTCGCTCATATATCCTTTTTCCCTTGCAAGCTCAAAAAAATGTGTTCCGGGATAGGGAGAAGCCAGAGAAACCTGCAGTGTCTCTATATCCATCTCACAAGCGAAATCAATGGTTTTCTCTATTGTTTCAGGAGTTTCTCCTGGGAGACCAACAATAAAGGTTCCATGAATTGTCATACCAAGTTGATGGGCATTTTTCGTAAACTCCCTGGCCTGGTCAACACGGATGCCTTTTTTGACATTATTCAGGATTTGCTGGTCACCAGACTCATACCCGACAACCATCACCCGACAACCGGAATCCTTCATGATGCTAAGGGTCTCAAAATCAACATTCGCCTTGGAGTTACATCCCCAGGACAGGTTAAATCGCTTCAGGGCATGAGAGAGTTCCCGCGTACGGTCCCGATATTCCGTAAGAGTATCATCATCAAAAAAGAGCTCCTGAATCCCCGGGAAGTTTTTCACAATGTACTCAACTTCCGAGATGACATTTTCCACAGATCGGGTCCGGTAGACATTCCCTGAAAAGGTCTGCGGCCAAAGACAGAATGTGCACTTGCTACCACAACCCCTTCCGGTATAGATGGAAACGTAAGGATGCTTCATCCAGGGTATTTCATACAGGGAAATATCCAGATCCCTCTTGTAGACTTCGGAAGCAAACGGCAAAACATCAAGGTCTTCCAAGACCGCTCGATCCGGGGTAGCGTAAAACTTTCCATCCTTTCGAAAGTTGATCCCCAGAACCTCATCCCAAGGCTTGCCAGACGCTATCTCCGGAATTGCATAATCAAATTCTTCCCGGACAACGAAATCGATCACATTATCAGCCTTTAGCGTTATCTCCGGCAACACACTCGGGTGTGGTCCGACAAAACCGACAATCATTGATGGATTGATGGCCTTGAAGCCTTTTGCCGTCGCAATGTCGTTATTCAGAGATGGGGTGCTTGTATATAAAATAACCATATCGAAGTCATTGGCCAAACGCAGAGTTTCCTTCACTCCCCACCCCATAGGAGGAGCATCCAGAACAAGGGAGTTTGGCATCATTCCTGCCGGATAGGTCAGCCAAGTCGGATACCAGAATGAGCGAACCTCTCTGGTTGCCTGATATCGTGCCCCCGCTCCCCCATCAAAATCCGAGAAGGAAGGAGGATTTAAAAATAATGTTCTAAGCATCCGAAACCTTTCTTTTTTGGGGACTCTCCGGAACGGCTCAGAAAAAAGCGCCGGGAACGGTAACAGCCCCATATCCTGTCTTTTGCATAATTTCTAAAAACACGAGGGAACAAGATCTATCCACAAAAATTTAATGTGTGGAGATGAACTCTTCTTCTGCAGACTCACTGCGATTGACCGTAACAGCATAGCCTCTCTCGCTCGAGATCTCGCCCAACCGTTCAATCACACCCTCAATCAACCAGTCCGGGGTGGATGCTCCTGCAGTCACACCGACCCGCTCGCTTCCGTTAAACCACTCCGGGTTGATATCCTTGGCACTGTCCACCAGGTAGGATTTTGGACAAAGACCGGCAGACACCTCCTGAAGACGGCGGGAATTGGCGCTTGTCGTGGAGCCGACAGTGATCATCACATCCATGTCGCCGGCAATCTCAAGAGCGGATGTCTGACGCTTTTCGGTCGCATCACAAATGGTGTTGTGGACCTCGAGCTGGGGATATTTGACGGTCAGGAGGGCAAGGATCTCGTCAAAATACTTGATACTCTGAGTCGTCTGGGAAACCAATGCCACCGGGCCGCTGACAACAGGAAGACGATCAATCTCTTCCGGTTTGTGGAAGATATGGATATGTTCCTTTGCCCAACCCTGGACACCCATCACTTCATCATGACTCTCCTCACCCAAGAGGAGGATCGTGTAATTCTTGTCGGCAAGATTGCGGACGATGCGATGGATCTTTGAAACAAGAGGACAGGTTGTATCAACCACTTCAAGATTCTTATCCCGGGCTTCCTTGATGACATCGGGAGCGACACCATGTGCGCTGATGATCAGCGTGCCACGATCCACCTCAGAGACAGCATCGACCGATTGCACTCCCCGGTTTGCCAAATCCTTTACGACATGGGTATTGTGAACAATTTCATGGAGAATGAAAACAGGGCCCACTGACTCTTCAGCAGACTTGTTCGCAAGTTTGATTGCAAGCTTCACACCAACACAAACTCCTGCATATTCCGGTAAAAATATATCCATCAATTTCTCCTGATTGTTAAAATGACCCTTGCCAAAAGCCGACTTTCGAACGGTTGTCAGACAACGGACAAGCTCTTCGACTCACTTCAGGTCAGCCCACTGAGCCCGGAAAGGTCCCGGCTCCCATATACTCTTCTTTTGAAAACCACACGACAGCATCTTCAAAAGCTTTTTCAACAGGAGTCAAGACGAGGCCCAACTCCCTAACAGCCCTATCTCCTGAAAAAAACATCATTTTATGGGCCATTCGAGCCGCATCAAAAGGAACAAGCGGTTCACGGCCTGTCAAGAGGGAGATCCCCTCAGACACCACGGAAACGGGAAAAAGAAGAGACCGGGGCATCTCTGCCTTCGGAGCCGGCACTCCCGTTATTTTTGCCAAAAGATGAAATATTTCGATCAACTGCATATTTTGATTCGCCAAAATGTATTTCTGCCCGGGAATACCCTTTTGTGCTGCCAGAAGATGGCCCCTGGCCACATCCCGAACATGGATGACATTGAGTCCTGTCCGAACATACGCCTTCATCATTTTGCGCATGTAATCC
Encoded proteins:
- the hemE gene encoding uroporphyrinogen decarboxylase; protein product: MRPSVKNDLFLKACRGEATSRPPIWIMRQAGRYMPEYQALRKNTTFLNLCKTPDLAASATLLPVDMLGIDVAIIFSDILVPVEAMGLELIFSEKKGPSFPSPVRTRKDVEALCTPDPLEKTGFVAQAIKESNRRIDGRIPLIGFSGSPFTLATYMVEGEISKDFSRVKKMMFQDPDTLHLLLERATKTVIDYLKMQVDAGIHAYQLFDTWAGSLNPVHYREFALPYTKKIVEALSREGVPSLLYVNGSCALLPDMIQAGTDVISVDWRVSLPMVRNIIPEGKGIQGNLDPVSLLGTSEALKKEVHRILAEMKGRKGYIFNLGHGILPETSVSMAQYLVKLVQES
- a CDS encoding EamA family transporter: MHGPIASIGGWTFFSGFLVALILEHIGFIVLSKGMRESRKSSGESAAERFRGTIVNPWVWAGVSLQAIYYIMLLGFLQRLPVSLVIPMTGFGYVLTAMMARIFLKEHVSFNRWVGVLLITSGVILVSRS
- a CDS encoding glycosyltransferase, which gives rise to MPPFVFDFSLILLSLGGIGLLFDGLAWWSGHRHFKKKTLSDPSIWPYVLMIKPVAGLDIGARENFLSLIHQDYPHFSIVFVVGSIDDPVLPLIEELCSAFPDCVSIKIVDGPRGTNRKISNVFLFMEQNLFPDAPYILLNDSDIRVGADYLRSIMREALEDPKIGMVTCFQRGNPTGPGTSQMASIMLNTEAIPQGLLAAALAPIDFAYGPTMLMRREALLKMGGFGPIRNLLADDFHLAQGILREGFRIVLSRYIVDAQIPDQSWRSFWEQERRWVITYRSCRPLGYSFSIILRPFPFLFSSGVLFELAGDPFLLIFSLFLWCSHLLILSDLSKRFVSRPIGKRQLHLLFIREILSLALYFASFGHQIIWRGRRFSVLKGGQLMEFPKGQS
- a CDS encoding acyloxyacyl hydrolase, yielding MISALFSPIDASAVQILGDENPYLNMGAGVFNLVGGTSEHRYGYPSYDHSPAEGDVEYQSGKTFYGIGYALGLLANSDGAVDGYGGIYFNIALSPHWILTPMGGIGGYDQNNSKFLGSVFMFRLEMTFSYQMDNGDRIGLKFGHLSNSDIAHSNPGENEVLLNYAVPLKFP
- a CDS encoding RNA-guided endonuclease InsQ/TnpB family protein, which translates into the protein MQTGKRFRAYPTPAQEKILLQWIGHQRFIYNAKVSEDRYDRAFAKKAVSLSGTPVPVDQEYARFIGPETSWLREVPSPILRNGAVRWKQAYARFFSGLARRPTFKVKDGRQSVWITSELFSFQTNDETQCGELILGTKKFPLGVLSFKAQTPYSRPASLHVSVEAGKWFISFSSDDGLPEPKEEDTVSWLRMFSEEELEGKTLGFDRGVTIPVMASSGRRIDFSDIQKARMEKKERTRKRWQRKLARQQKGSQNRKKTKRRLARSFEYAKNVRKDVIHKATRDLVSDPDRTLFVVEDLKVKNMTRSPEPKKDESGRNVRNGARAKAGLNWAILSSCWGLFVVLLSYKARRSGKLVIKVSPQFSSQECARCGHIHPDNRPSQAGFVCQRCGLADNADLNASRVIAKRGIRLLLEGKVPQKTIRRCGIGKLKTLGPERSEVKASGEDDKTRRTKRLRASSAKEELPLARSETPPTAQSA
- the tnpA gene encoding IS200/IS605 family transposase, which gives rise to METQPNKSSSNAVYSLKLHIIFVTKYRRKVLSPDLLEYLQSAFGEILSDWRCTLLEFGGEADHVHLLAEIHPALNISTLINNLKTASARRVRNRFSDHLKPFYWKPYFWHRAYYVGSVGAATLETVRRYVESQGTTEKAGRRKTKPPA
- a CDS encoding sirohydrochlorin chelatase, which produces MIDLPSSQPYNLFMSEHNPKESCRPGPNHLLSPVSADLSGKGWGVLIVAHGSPEEKGNIHFRQTFSMLKKMLPGVDLKQGFIEHAAPSVLDSIREFPSNVEGIAMVPYLLFDAGHSKSDVPSYISEARNLFPELRVIREWALGIDQVLVDILLDILPPADKDKKEALVLIGRGSLDPNANASLYYQARRLWERRRGGDPKVTFIGVTEPRFASVMAELKPDFDRLLIVPVFLFEGVLMDRIRHQASQFQERTGYDGEILITPAFGDHPLLLAHMAKKITRLLYLGRTPMPRWPVVRFESLEGSGS
- a CDS encoding carotenoid biosynthesis protein, which produces MILLFLKTLLFRWYVFFFLFLGFGFLLRQVGTLGASARFALSFILSYFCEWSSSLPMGWFPFGHYTYLPTTHDREVWIGHLPFMDFLSFSFLMVASLGVVVRVWGLSIREALSWPVRLVWPVLFLADLLFFGIDMVIDPVALRGNRWFLGQIYYYPDGGSYFGVPLANFLGWAVLGAMILFSWRIVSFVIPIHKLPIQKSDHWLEVDRWGPTFLWFSVFLFNLGIALYLGELFLFLSDLIVITVLLSIVFFTKNVFWRRFPLRSSDKVDRS
- a CDS encoding ISNCY family transposase, with product MDRTNVLQEIRKMRFEDTWNEWKKGCLTQEEAGRILGMSERTFRRYVRRVEEEGIQGILDKRLTQASSRRAPVDEALGLVEKYRSRHDGWNVKHFHFWYRKEGGKRSYTWVKKTLQENGAVRKAPGKGKHRKRRERAAWEGMMIHQDASSHPWVSGQIWDLVVTMDDATNEHYSMFFVEEEGTASSLQGIREVIGKKGLPSSLYTDRGSHYWVTPEAGGKVDKKNLTQFGRAMKQLGIEMIAAYSPEARGRSERAFRTHQERLPKELALAGITTMEAANRYLSDVYLPAFNTEFSHRAPEEGSAFVPWTGDSIDEILCEHHERIVGNDNCVSFEGRTLQIPSDRYRLHYVRATVKIHRHPDGSLSLFHGPRKLSDYPVEKPEIPKTKKEPRTKAPSTGIRPVEAHV